In Nocardia yunnanensis, one DNA window encodes the following:
- a CDS encoding cytochrome P450: MRRDGTVSTAYPPGPPLPRSVQTVLYAQWRGALLRTAARRYGEVFTLHLVPPYAESVVVFSRPEHIREIFAADPADLHAGEGNRLLVHIMGEHSLLLTDEDAHARARRLLMPAFVGSSLRGYRTLVDAIAKTHVDRWASGATMHTLDRMNELTLDVIMQVVFGVTDERRRDALAPRLRRIVNINPIMFFGWKYPRLQRRGPWKRFRDNQNAIDELLYDEIAARRAQPDLDGHADVLSRLLSAGSGENPADAPLSDAELRDQLMTLLLAGHETTASALSWACHELAANPAIQDRAQLAAHEGDEKYLEAVLKEAMRRHTVIAATGRKLTRDRTIGGYELPKGTVVSTSILLAHSRTEAFPDVLAFRPERFLDGEVAANTWLPFGGGVRRCIGAGFSLMEGTAVLREILTRYRLSLPAGAGAEKTRIRNITHVPAHGAPVVVTADNAVPR, encoded by the coding sequence ATGCGAAGGGACGGCACCGTGAGCACCGCCTATCCGCCCGGCCCGCCGCTGCCCCGCAGCGTGCAGACCGTCCTGTACGCCCAATGGCGTGGCGCACTGCTGCGCACGGCGGCGCGCCGCTACGGGGAGGTGTTCACCCTGCATCTCGTGCCGCCCTACGCCGAGAGCGTGGTGGTGTTCTCGCGCCCCGAGCACATTCGCGAGATCTTCGCGGCCGATCCGGCGGATCTGCATGCCGGGGAGGGCAATCGGCTGCTGGTGCACATCATGGGCGAGCATTCGCTGCTGCTCACCGACGAGGACGCGCACGCGCGGGCGCGGCGGCTGCTCATGCCCGCCTTCGTGGGTTCGTCGCTGCGCGGCTATCGGACCCTGGTCGACGCCATCGCCAAGACGCATGTCGACCGCTGGGCCTCGGGCGCGACCATGCACACCCTCGACCGCATGAACGAGCTGACCCTCGACGTCATCATGCAGGTGGTCTTCGGCGTCACCGACGAACGGCGCCGCGACGCGCTCGCACCGCGGCTGCGCCGGATCGTGAACATCAACCCGATCATGTTCTTCGGCTGGAAATATCCGCGGCTGCAGCGGCGCGGGCCGTGGAAACGCTTCCGCGACAACCAGAATGCCATCGACGAGCTGCTCTACGACGAGATCGCGGCGCGACGCGCGCAACCGGATCTGGACGGGCATGCCGATGTGCTGTCCCGGCTGCTGAGCGCCGGATCCGGTGAGAATCCCGCCGACGCACCGCTGTCGGACGCGGAACTGCGCGATCAGCTGATGACGTTGCTGCTGGCCGGGCACGAGACCACCGCCTCGGCTCTGTCGTGGGCCTGCCACGAGCTGGCCGCCAATCCCGCCATCCAGGATCGCGCCCAGCTCGCCGCCCACGAAGGCGACGAGAAGTATCTCGAGGCGGTGCTGAAGGAGGCCATGCGCCGGCACACCGTGATCGCCGCGACCGGCCGCAAACTCACCCGCGACCGCACCATCGGCGGATACGAACTGCCGAAGGGCACCGTGGTGTCCACCTCGATCCTGTTGGCGCACAGTCGCACCGAAGCCTTCCCGGACGTCCTGGCCTTCCGGCCCGAACGATTCCTCGACGGCGAGGTGGCGGCCAACACCTGGCTGCCGTTCGGGGGCGGGGTGCGGCGCTGCATCGGGGCCGGATTCTCGCTCATGGAGGGCACGGCGGTGCTGCGGGAAATCCTGACGCGCTACCGGCTTTCGCTGCCCGCCGGCGCGGGCGCGGAGAAGACACGGATCCGCAATATCACCCATGTTCCGGCGCATGGGGCGCCGGTGGTGGTGACCGCCGACAACGCGGTGCCGCGATAG
- a CDS encoding epoxide hydrolase family protein, translating to MTVFEPFQIHIPDAEIEELRTRLARTRWPAELPGVGWSYGIPTAYVRELCEYWGSGFDWRAEEAELNRHPQFLAEIDGRRMHFTHVRSPEPDALPLVLVHGWPFEDFTDLIGPLTDPRAHGGDPADAFHLVIPTLPGFGFSGPTHRAGDAATERAAESIATLMAALGYDRYGAQGGDAGSFIAPQLARIAAARVVGIHLNDPITIPSWRDDGSGYSPADREKLARLKDWSSRDTSGYAGMHATRPQTLAPAMSDSPAALLAWVLDVVNTFKDPAKATPTDAIDRDMLLRNLSVLWFTDTGGSSMRLYKESQQWGAEPPNSGVPTGVAVFPGNNTVRGIVERRHTVVHWSEFERGGHFAPMEAPDLMVRDMRDFFRKLRESAE from the coding sequence ATGACGGTTTTCGAACCCTTCCAGATCCACATCCCCGACGCCGAAATCGAGGAGCTGCGGACCCGCCTGGCTCGCACCCGCTGGCCCGCCGAGCTGCCCGGCGTGGGATGGAGCTACGGTATCCCGACCGCGTATGTGCGCGAGCTGTGCGAGTACTGGGGGAGCGGGTTCGACTGGCGGGCAGAGGAGGCCGAACTCAACCGGCATCCGCAGTTCCTCGCCGAAATCGACGGCCGGCGAATGCATTTCACTCATGTCCGCTCACCGGAACCCGATGCCCTGCCGCTGGTGCTCGTCCACGGCTGGCCCTTCGAGGACTTCACCGACCTGATCGGGCCGCTCACCGATCCCCGCGCCCACGGCGGCGACCCGGCCGACGCCTTCCACCTGGTCATCCCCACCCTGCCCGGTTTCGGTTTCTCCGGTCCGACCCACCGCGCGGGCGACGCCGCCACCGAACGCGCCGCCGAATCGATCGCGACCCTCATGGCGGCGCTGGGCTACGACCGTTACGGGGCGCAGGGCGGTGACGCCGGATCGTTCATCGCCCCGCAGCTGGCCCGCATCGCCGCCGCACGGGTGGTGGGCATCCATCTCAACGACCCGATCACCATTCCGTCCTGGCGCGACGACGGATCCGGCTACAGCCCCGCCGATCGGGAAAAGCTGGCGCGGCTGAAGGATTGGAGCAGCCGCGACACCTCCGGGTACGCCGGAATGCACGCCACCCGCCCGCAGACCCTCGCCCCCGCCATGTCCGATTCGCCGGCCGCGCTGCTGGCATGGGTCCTGGATGTGGTGAACACCTTCAAGGATCCGGCCAAGGCCACGCCCACCGACGCCATCGACCGCGACATGCTGCTGCGCAATCTGTCGGTGCTGTGGTTCACCGACACCGGCGGATCCTCCATGCGCCTCTACAAGGAATCCCAGCAGTGGGGCGCCGAGCCGCCGAATTCCGGGGTGCCGACCGGGGTGGCGGTGTTCCCCGGCAACAACACCGTCCGCGGCATCGTCGAACGCCGCCACACCGTCGTGCACTGGTCGGAATTCGAGCGTGGCGGCCATTTCGCGCCCATGGAGGCACCCGATTTGATGGTCCGCGATATGCGTGACTTCTTCCGCAAGTTGCGGGAATCGGCCGAATAG
- a CDS encoding DUF308 domain-containing protein, producing the protein MSATRIQGRTEVFADWAWQSLVVTGGCSILLGIVLAVWPDKSVTIAGILYGLVLIATAAVQAVIAFGARIGNPLKALEVASAILALALAASCFGSGESVALLSLWVGMGWTVRGIALAIVAVWSEQFQGAGRLELVGLATMIGGVAVAAIPFVSMTTLSITTGLLVIVLGVSEILLGARLQRGLVEPV; encoded by the coding sequence GTGTCCGCCACTCGGATCCAAGGGCGAACAGAGGTTTTCGCCGACTGGGCTTGGCAGTCGCTGGTCGTGACCGGCGGCTGCTCGATCCTGCTGGGGATCGTACTGGCCGTCTGGCCCGACAAATCCGTGACCATCGCCGGAATCCTGTACGGCCTGGTGCTCATCGCCACCGCGGCGGTGCAGGCGGTCATCGCGTTCGGGGCCCGGATCGGCAACCCGCTCAAGGCGCTCGAGGTCGCGAGCGCGATCCTGGCTCTCGCGCTGGCCGCGTCCTGTTTCGGCAGCGGCGAGTCGGTCGCGTTGCTGTCGTTGTGGGTCGGCATGGGCTGGACGGTGCGCGGTATCGCGCTGGCCATCGTGGCCGTGTGGTCGGAGCAGTTCCAGGGCGCGGGCCGGTTGGAGCTGGTCGGGTTGGCGACCATGATCGGCGGCGTGGCGGTCGCGGCCATCCCGTTCGTCTCGATGACCACCCTGTCGATCACCACGGGGTTGCTGGTCATTGTCCTGGGGGTCTCGGAGATCCTGCTGGGCGCGCGCTTGCAGCGCGGCCTCGTCGAACCCGTTTGA
- a CDS encoding DUF4232 domain-containing protein: MRFHSGILTGTVVAVALGAAGCSTGPTTSPPVALSSMAAPSETAPIVPAPSATAPALPTPSATTPSATTAGLGACGAGQVEVSGKVMSPATGHRGVELVFTLAAGASPCTLAGYPGVDSGAGGPLLHADRTPRGFMGGLPQGSDDPPTVTLRPDHPATAIVEGTAFDAAGSGCPLYTNLSVTPPNSTDTHTVTVTIDSCALHVHPVTG; this comes from the coding sequence ATGCGCTTTCACAGCGGGATTCTCACCGGCACCGTGGTGGCCGTGGCGCTCGGCGCGGCCGGTTGTTCGACCGGTCCGACCACCTCGCCACCGGTCGCGTTGTCGAGTATGGCGGCCCCGAGCGAGACCGCACCGATTGTGCCCGCGCCCAGCGCGACGGCTCCGGCTCTGCCGACCCCCAGTGCGACGACCCCGAGCGCCACGACCGCCGGCCTCGGCGCCTGCGGCGCCGGGCAGGTCGAGGTCAGCGGCAAGGTCATGTCCCCGGCCACCGGACATCGCGGCGTCGAACTCGTCTTCACCCTGGCCGCGGGCGCGTCACCGTGCACCTTGGCCGGTTATCCGGGGGTCGATTCCGGTGCGGGCGGCCCGCTGCTGCACGCGGACCGCACCCCGCGCGGCTTCATGGGCGGCCTGCCGCAGGGCAGCGACGACCCCCCGACCGTGACCCTGCGCCCGGACCATCCGGCCACCGCGATCGTGGAAGGCACCGCCTTCGACGCCGCCGGCTCCGGCTGCCCGCTGTATACGAATCTCTCGGTGACACCGCCCAATTCGACCGACACCCACACCGTCACAGTGACGATCGACAGCTGTGCCCTGCACGTCCACCCGGTCACCGGGTGA
- the narJ gene encoding nitrate reductase molybdenum cofactor assembly chaperone translates to MRRKSGAPGLSEAQRSTAWQVQSLLLGYPDEALLDSLPLLARAVSALPEAVAAPLQRVLDYLETTRPLTVATRYVDTFDHRKRFSPYLTWFFCGDTRRRGMALLKIKQVYLAAGLVPGDDELPDHLAVALEFASAHPEPGRRLLEEHRAGIEVIRMALRDADSPWAGVLESVSATLRPLHGEERAAVVRLIAAGPPEEGVGLEPFAPPAHQPAMLGMPHLIGGRR, encoded by the coding sequence ATGAGGCGCAAGAGCGGGGCCCCGGGGCTTTCGGAAGCCCAGCGGTCGACCGCCTGGCAGGTGCAGTCGCTACTGCTGGGCTATCCCGATGAGGCGCTGCTGGATTCGCTGCCGCTGCTGGCGCGGGCGGTGTCGGCGCTACCCGAGGCGGTCGCCGCACCGTTGCAGCGAGTGCTCGATTATCTGGAGACGACCCGGCCGCTCACCGTGGCCACCCGCTATGTCGACACCTTCGATCATCGCAAGCGGTTCAGCCCGTATCTGACCTGGTTCTTCTGCGGTGACACCCGCCGGCGCGGGATGGCGTTGCTGAAGATCAAACAGGTCTATCTGGCCGCGGGCCTCGTGCCCGGTGACGACGAACTGCCCGATCATCTGGCGGTGGCCCTGGAATTCGCCTCCGCGCATCCGGAGCCCGGACGCCGGCTGCTCGAGGAGCACCGCGCCGGCATCGAAGTGATTCGAATGGCGTTGCGCGACGCCGATTCCCCGTGGGCGGGCGTGCTCGAGTCGGTGTCCGCCACTTTGCGCCCACTGCACGGCGAAGAACGGGCGGCCGTGGTCCGGCTCATCGCCGCCGGTCCGCCCGAGGAGGGCGTGGGACTGGAACCCTTCGCGCCACCCGCACACCAGCCGGCCATGCTCGGAATGCCGCACCTGATCGGAGGACGCCGGTGA
- a CDS encoding maltokinase N-terminal cap-like domain-containing protein gives MAEIHETTMKPGKLELLARWLPTRHWYIGGPAPRLSKSGGFRLDDPDGEVGIEVMVVADATGPQPAVYLVPMTYRGAREEALDHALIGTSEHGVLGLRWLYDAAHDPVFVEQAALLLTGKATPQDQHASDTPDLTVHLVPGDILTPAPGFRPTVIDTDAHTDIAFDSDRSANAGAELLRLHRRLGLPAVSQHPRSHVDAPWTTPEGTLRRGVFLSAP, from the coding sequence ATGGCGGAGATCCACGAGACGACCATGAAGCCCGGCAAACTGGAGCTGCTGGCGCGGTGGCTACCGACCCGCCACTGGTACATCGGCGGTCCGGCGCCGCGGTTGAGCAAGTCCGGCGGCTTCCGGCTCGACGATCCCGACGGCGAGGTCGGCATCGAGGTCATGGTCGTCGCCGACGCCACCGGGCCGCAGCCCGCGGTCTACCTGGTGCCGATGACCTATCGCGGGGCGCGCGAGGAGGCTCTCGACCACGCGCTCATCGGCACCTCCGAACACGGTGTGCTCGGGCTGCGCTGGCTCTACGATGCCGCGCATGATCCGGTGTTCGTCGAGCAGGCTGCGCTGCTGCTGACCGGCAAGGCCACCCCGCAGGATCAGCATGCCAGCGACACCCCCGATCTCACGGTGCATCTGGTGCCGGGCGATATCCTCACTCCCGCACCGGGTTTCCGGCCCACGGTCATCGACACCGACGCGCACACCGATATCGCCTTCGATTCCGATCGCTCTGCCAATGCCGGCGCGGAGCTGCTGCGCCTGCACCGCCGTCTCGGCCTGCCCGCGGTCTCGCAGCACCCCCGCAGTCATGTCGATGCCCCGTGGACGACCCCGGAGGGGACGCTGCGGCGCGGCGTGTTCCTCAGCGCGCCCTGA
- the narH gene encoding nitrate reductase subunit beta, with protein MKPMAQLAMVMNLDKCIGCHTCSVTCKQTWTNRAGVEYVWFNNVETRPGQGYPRTYEDQDRWRGGWRLDRKGRLKLRGGGRMRKLFTIFDNPILPELKDYYEPWTYDYETLTTAPVQQHTPVARPKSLITGKDTKITWSANWDDNLGGAPELATEDPIARKLGDKVKFEFERTFMFYLPRICEHCLNPACAASCPSGAIYKRAEDGIVLVDQDRCRGWRMCVSGCPYKKVFFNHRTGKAEKCTFCFPRMEVGLPTVCAETCVGRLRYIGVMLYDADTVSQVAATPDERDLYAAQRDAFLDPFDPKVIAACEQAGMPRDWIQAAQKSPVYALIRTYKVALPLHPEYRTVPMVWYIPPLSPVVDALKDTGHDAEDHGNLFAAIEALRIPVEYLAELFTAGDSEIVNGVLRKLAAMRSYMRDVNLGRETRPEIAAKVGLTEEELVEMYRLLAVAKYAERYVIPAAHAEQAHGLEELATDCSLDYDGGPGMGGWGPFGESSGQLTPVAVENFRMLQERQTADSTTSVAGSGRVNLLNWDGRGTPDGLMPKPEGRHRK; from the coding sequence ATGAAACCCATGGCGCAGCTGGCGATGGTGATGAACCTCGACAAATGCATCGGCTGTCACACCTGCTCGGTGACCTGCAAGCAGACCTGGACCAACCGGGCCGGGGTCGAGTACGTGTGGTTCAACAATGTGGAAACCCGTCCGGGACAAGGGTATCCGCGCACCTACGAGGATCAGGACCGGTGGCGGGGTGGGTGGCGGCTGGATCGCAAGGGGCGGTTGAAGCTGCGCGGCGGCGGGCGGATGCGCAAGCTGTTCACCATTTTCGACAATCCGATCCTGCCGGAGCTCAAAGACTATTACGAGCCGTGGACCTATGACTACGAGACGCTGACCACCGCGCCCGTGCAGCAGCACACGCCGGTGGCGCGGCCCAAGTCGCTGATCACCGGCAAGGACACCAAGATCACCTGGTCGGCGAACTGGGACGACAATCTCGGCGGCGCACCGGAATTGGCGACCGAGGACCCGATCGCGCGCAAGCTGGGCGACAAGGTGAAGTTCGAGTTCGAACGGACCTTCATGTTCTATCTGCCGCGCATCTGCGAGCACTGCCTCAATCCGGCGTGCGCGGCCTCCTGCCCGTCGGGGGCGATCTACAAGCGCGCCGAGGACGGCATCGTGCTGGTCGATCAGGATCGCTGCCGCGGCTGGCGCATGTGCGTCTCGGGCTGCCCGTACAAGAAGGTGTTCTTCAACCATCGCACCGGCAAGGCCGAGAAATGCACGTTCTGTTTCCCGCGCATGGAGGTCGGGCTGCCGACGGTCTGCGCGGAGACCTGCGTGGGGCGGCTGCGCTACATCGGGGTCATGCTCTACGACGCCGACACCGTTTCTCAGGTGGCGGCGACCCCGGACGAGCGGGATCTGTATGCGGCGCAACGCGATGCGTTCCTCGACCCGTTCGACCCGAAGGTGATCGCGGCCTGCGAGCAGGCGGGCATGCCGCGCGACTGGATCCAGGCGGCCCAGAAGTCGCCGGTGTACGCGCTGATCCGCACCTACAAGGTGGCGCTGCCCCTGCATCCGGAATACCGCACGGTGCCGATGGTCTGGTACATCCCGCCGCTGTCGCCGGTGGTCGACGCTTTGAAGGACACCGGGCACGACGCCGAGGACCACGGCAATCTGTTCGCCGCCATCGAGGCGCTGCGTATTCCGGTGGAGTATCTGGCCGAACTGTTCACCGCCGGTGACAGCGAGATCGTCAACGGCGTGCTGCGCAAGCTGGCGGCCATGCGCAGCTATATGCGCGATGTGAATCTCGGTCGCGAGACGCGCCCGGAGATCGCCGCCAAGGTTGGTTTGACCGAGGAGGAGCTCGTCGAGATGTACCGGCTGCTGGCGGTCGCCAAATACGCCGAACGCTATGTGATTCCGGCCGCGCACGCCGAGCAGGCGCACGGGCTCGAGGAACTCGCCACCGACTGCAGCCTCGACTACGACGGCGGGCCGGGCATGGGCGGGTGGGGTCCGTTCGGGGAGAGTTCCGGGCAGCTGACGCCGGTGGCGGTCGAGAACTTCCGCATGTTGCAGGAGCGGCAGACCGCCGACTCCACCACCTCGGTCGCCGGGAGCGGGCGGGTCAACCTGCTCAACTGGGACGGCCGCGGGACGCCGGACGGGTTGATGCCCAAACCCGAGGGGAGGCATCGCAAATGA
- a CDS encoding nitrate reductase subunit alpha, whose amino-acid sequence MARNNGSGVVAGELTEALIRSRRFFLRTEMSPDLRSEYLRGGRQSDDFYRDRWSHDKVVRSTHGVNCTGSCSWKVYVKDGIITWETQATDYPSTGPDRPEYEPRGCPRGAAFSWYTYSPTRVRYPYIRGVLLELYREAKARTGDPVLAWESIVTDPEKSRAYKSVRGRGGLVRATWEEAVELVAAAHVYTVKAFGPDRIAGFSPIPAMSMASFAAGSRFMSLVGGCMLSFYDFYADLPVASPQVFGDQTDVPESGDWWDAGYLVMWGSNVPVTRTPDAHWMAEARYRGQKVVSIAPDYADNVKFADEWLAPHPGTDGALGMAMGHVILREFFVDRQAPYFQDYVRRFTDLPFLVRLDRAGEGFRPGKFLTAADLPEFAAEANAAFKTVLLDQSGKPVVPNGSLGFRYGEEGAGKWNLELDDVEPLLSVDGQGAVTVTLPRFDTGDGAPGEVVRGVPARTIGGHLVTTVFDLLLARYGVHRPGLPGEWPSGYDDATQPGTPAWQETITGVPAAQAARIAREFAANAEESRGRSMILLGAGTNHWFHSDTMYRTFLALTTLTGCQGVNGGGWAHYVGQEKLRPQTGWAQVAFGLDWSRPPRQMIQTAYWYLHTDQFRYDPFNANQLTTTQGSGHIAGKTTADLLAQTARMGWMPSFPTFDRNPLDLVDEAEAAGVPVADHVVAQLKSGALGFACEDPDSPANFPRLLTIWRSNLLGSSAKGNEYFLKHLLGADNSLRADEAPVENRPTDVTWREEAPTGKLDLLLTLDFRMTSTTVFSDVVLPAATWYEKHDLSSTDMHPYVHSFSPAIAPPWQTRTDWDAFMTIGQEFSRLARVHLGVRKDLVATPLLHDTPDAMANPHGVVRDWKTGACEPIPGVTMPRLTVVERDYPAVFAKMRALGPLMEKLGATTKGITYDVEREVEYLEHKNGTVRGGPADGRPSLERDIDACEAILAMSGTTNGHLATQGFKTLEKRTGTRLADLAAEHEGKQITFADTQVAPVPVITSPEWSGSETGGRRYSPFTVNVERNKPWHTLTGRQHFFLDHDWMAEVGEQLPVYRPPLNMTALFSEPPLGEQGEAGLTLRYLTPHSKWSIHSEYQDNLFMLSLSRGGPHIWMSNLDAAKLGIHDNDWIEAVNRNGVVAARAIVTHRMPEGTVYMNHAQDRLIDVPLAETSGKRGGIHNSLTRLLIKPTHLIGGYAQLSYAFNYLGPTGNQRDEVTVIRRRTDQEVRYR is encoded by the coding sequence ATGGCCCGCAACAATGGCAGCGGCGTGGTCGCCGGGGAGCTGACCGAGGCGCTCATCCGGTCCAGGCGGTTCTTCCTGCGTACCGAGATGTCCCCGGACCTGCGCAGCGAGTATCTGCGCGGCGGACGGCAATCCGACGATTTCTACCGCGACCGCTGGTCGCACGACAAGGTGGTGCGCTCCACGCACGGGGTCAACTGCACAGGATCGTGTTCGTGGAAGGTCTACGTCAAGGACGGCATCATCACCTGGGAGACCCAGGCCACCGACTATCCCAGCACCGGGCCCGACCGTCCCGAGTACGAACCCCGCGGCTGCCCGCGCGGCGCGGCTTTCTCCTGGTACACCTATTCGCCGACGCGGGTGCGCTACCCCTACATTCGCGGCGTCCTGCTCGAGCTGTACCGGGAAGCCAAGGCGCGCACCGGGGATCCGGTGCTGGCGTGGGAGTCGATCGTCACCGATCCGGAGAAGTCGCGCGCCTACAAGAGCGTGCGCGGGCGCGGCGGGCTGGTGCGCGCCACCTGGGAGGAGGCCGTCGAACTGGTCGCCGCGGCCCACGTCTACACGGTGAAAGCCTTCGGGCCCGACCGCATTGCGGGTTTCTCTCCGATTCCGGCCATGTCCATGGCGTCCTTCGCCGCCGGGTCGCGATTCATGTCGCTCGTCGGCGGCTGCATGCTGTCGTTCTACGACTTCTACGCCGATCTGCCGGTCGCCTCACCGCAGGTCTTCGGCGACCAGACCGACGTGCCCGAGTCCGGAGATTGGTGGGACGCGGGCTATCTCGTCATGTGGGGCTCCAATGTCCCGGTCACCCGCACCCCGGACGCGCACTGGATGGCCGAGGCGCGCTACCGGGGTCAAAAGGTCGTCTCGATCGCGCCCGACTACGCCGACAACGTCAAGTTCGCCGACGAATGGCTGGCCCCGCACCCGGGCACCGACGGCGCGCTGGGCATGGCCATGGGGCATGTGATCCTGCGCGAGTTCTTCGTCGACCGGCAGGCGCCCTACTTCCAGGACTACGTGCGCCGCTTCACCGATCTGCCGTTCCTGGTGCGCCTGGACCGGGCGGGCGAGGGCTTCCGGCCCGGCAAGTTCCTCACCGCCGCCGACCTGCCCGAGTTCGCCGCCGAGGCCAATGCCGCGTTCAAGACCGTCCTGCTGGATCAGAGCGGAAAACCGGTGGTGCCCAACGGTTCTCTGGGCTTCCGCTACGGCGAGGAGGGCGCGGGCAAGTGGAATCTCGAGCTCGATGACGTCGAACCGCTGCTGTCGGTGGACGGCCAGGGCGCGGTCACCGTCACCCTGCCGCGCTTCGACACCGGCGACGGCGCGCCCGGCGAGGTCGTGCGCGGCGTGCCGGCCCGCACCATCGGCGGGCATCTGGTCACCACCGTCTTCGATCTGCTGCTGGCCCGCTACGGCGTGCACCGTCCCGGCCTGCCGGGCGAGTGGCCGAGCGGCTACGACGACGCCACCCAGCCGGGCACCCCGGCTTGGCAGGAGACCATCACCGGCGTGCCCGCCGCGCAGGCCGCCCGCATCGCACGCGAATTCGCCGCCAATGCCGAGGAATCGCGCGGCCGCTCGATGATCCTGCTGGGCGCGGGCACCAACCACTGGTTCCACTCCGACACCATGTACCGAACCTTCCTGGCCTTGACCACGCTCACCGGCTGTCAGGGCGTGAACGGCGGCGGCTGGGCGCATTACGTCGGTCAGGAGAAGCTACGTCCGCAGACCGGCTGGGCGCAGGTGGCTTTCGGGCTGGACTGGTCGCGTCCGCCGAGGCAGATGATCCAGACCGCCTACTGGTACCTGCACACCGACCAGTTCCGCTACGACCCGTTCAATGCCAATCAGCTCACCACGACACAGGGCAGCGGGCACATCGCGGGCAAGACCACCGCCGATCTGCTCGCCCAGACCGCGCGCATGGGCTGGATGCCCTCGTTCCCGACCTTCGACCGCAATCCGCTCGACCTGGTCGACGAGGCCGAGGCGGCCGGGGTGCCGGTGGCGGATCATGTTGTCGCGCAACTGAAGTCCGGAGCGCTCGGGTTCGCCTGCGAGGATCCCGACAGCCCGGCCAACTTCCCGCGCCTGCTCACCATCTGGCGTTCCAATCTGCTGGGTTCCTCGGCCAAGGGCAACGAGTATTTCCTCAAACATCTACTCGGCGCGGACAATTCGCTGCGCGCCGACGAAGCGCCGGTGGAGAACCGGCCCACCGACGTGACCTGGCGCGAGGAAGCGCCGACCGGGAAACTGGATCTGCTGCTGACCCTCGACTTCCGTATGACCAGCACCACCGTGTTCTCGGATGTGGTGCTGCCGGCGGCCACCTGGTACGAGAAGCACGACCTGTCGTCCACCGACATGCATCCCTACGTGCACTCCTTCAGCCCGGCCATCGCGCCGCCGTGGCAGACCCGCACCGACTGGGATGCGTTCATGACCATCGGGCAGGAGTTCAGCCGCCTGGCCCGCGTCCACCTGGGGGTGCGCAAGGATCTGGTGGCGACCCCGCTGCTGCACGACACCCCCGATGCCATGGCCAACCCGCACGGCGTGGTCCGGGATTGGAAAACCGGTGCGTGCGAACCGATTCCGGGCGTCACGATGCCGCGGTTGACGGTGGTGGAACGCGACTATCCGGCGGTGTTCGCCAAGATGCGCGCGCTGGGTCCGCTGATGGAGAAGCTGGGCGCGACCACCAAGGGCATCACCTACGACGTCGAGCGCGAGGTCGAGTACCTCGAGCACAAGAACGGCACGGTGCGCGGCGGTCCCGCCGACGGGCGGCCCTCGCTCGAACGCGATATCGACGCCTGCGAGGCGATCCTGGCCATGTCGGGAACCACCAACGGCCACTTGGCGACCCAGGGGTTCAAGACCCTCGAGAAACGCACCGGTACCCGGTTGGCGGATCTGGCCGCCGAGCACGAGGGCAAGCAGATCACCTTCGCCGACACCCAGGTGGCGCCGGTGCCGGTCATCACCTCGCCGGAGTGGTCGGGGTCGGAGACCGGCGGCCGCCGCTACTCGCCGTTCACGGTGAACGTGGAGCGAAACAAGCCCTGGCACACCCTGACCGGGCGGCAGCATTTCTTCCTCGACCACGATTGGATGGCGGAGGTCGGCGAGCAGCTGCCGGTCTATCGGCCGCCGTTGAACATGACCGCGCTGTTCTCCGAACCGCCGCTGGGCGAGCAGGGCGAGGCGGGGCTGACGCTGCGGTATCTGACCCCGCATTCGAAGTGGTCGATCCACTCCGAATACCAGGACAACCTGTTCATGCTCAGCCTCTCGCGCGGCGGCCCGCACATCTGGATGTCGAACCTGGACGCCGCGAAACTCGGTATCCACGACAACGATTGGATCGAGGCGGTCAATCGCAACGGTGTGGTGGCGGCGCGCGCCATCGTCACCCACCGTATGCCCGAGGGCACCGTGTACATGAACCACGCCCAGGACCGCCTCATCGACGTTCCGCTGGCCGAGACCTCCGGCAAGCGCGGCGGCATCCACAACTCGCTGACCCGGCTGCTCATCAAGCCCACCCACCTCATCGGCGGCTACGCCCAACTCTCCTACGCCTTCAACTATCTCGGCCCCACCGGCAACCAGCGTGACGAGGTGACGGTCATCCGCCGCCGTACCGATCAGGAGGTTCGCTACCGATGA